A region of the Trueperaceae bacterium genome:
AAACGAGCAGCGCCGGGATGGGAGTCCATTTGGGCAAGCAACGCCCGGGCGTCCTCTAGAAATCCGCGACTAATCAAGTTAAGGGCACTAAGGTAATCCCTTTCAACATTGGAGGAAACAAACGTTGATCCAATTTCTGGTTTTCTCAGATCAAGCCTAGTCGCAACAATTGCGACTGCCTTATCAATTAGCAGGCCTGGTTGACTCACCGCAGACCTCACAGTATGTGTATTAACCCCATTTACCCCAGCCAGGTATAACTTCAAAATTAGGCCGTTTGGGGAATTGATCACTTCCCCAGTTAAGACAAAATCCGCTCCGAAGAGCTCTCGAGCTAAGACAGCGCCAACCTGATTATTGAATGACCGGTCTTTCAAGAAAACACCAGGGCTCAAGTAATTGGTGCCAACAGGCAGTGGCGGTACTAAACTTACTGCAATCTCAGGACCAACGATCTCATCGAATTCATCTATGAATTCTCTAGATATACGATCTGCAACCGCAAAGCCAAGGAGAGTGTCTGGAGACTGGACAGGAAAAACAACAAACGTTTGAGCTAATCCCCAGCTAACGGTAAGAACAAAAAATAGCGAGGCAAGAAGCCTTCGGTTCATTCTGGGACCTCCAGAGCTCACTAGTCTCAAGATTAGCATCGAAACGGTATTAGCACTAACAAAAAATGTTCTGGGCTTAACTAACTAAAATTATTTAACTACACGACCGACCTGTACATCCTAACTTTGGGTATAGCCTTAGTGAAGCAACCCTTCTAACTCGTCGAGCAGCACCTCAGCCATCTCTGCAGTTCGCAAAACAACAAAAATAGTGTTGAACCCTGCAAGAGTACCTACAATATCGTCCCGATCCAACTTATCTATTACTTTTGCAATTCCGCTAGCTTGACCTTCGTCAGTAGTAAGGACAAGGGTGTTGTGACCTCTATCCAGATCACGGACGAATAACCTCAGTTGCTGGGACAGTTCAGTC
Encoded here:
- the argR gene encoding arginine repressor, with product MARKEYRQQLIGEIVETEFISTQAEITEHLAKKGIKATQATISRDVNELRLVRLSTGKGNHRYRLSPLENGIDAMTELSQQLRLFVRDLDRGHNTLVLTTDEGQASGIAKVIDKLDRDDIVGTLAGFNTIFVVLRTAEMAEVLLDELEGLLH